The nucleotide window CCCTCGGTGAGACCGACCTTCCCCAGAACTTGGTCTCGGCCTAGCATTGAATCAGCCGGATACCCAATAGGGTGTCCGGTTTTTTGATACCCTAAAGCTAAGGAGAAACACATGAGCAACACACCACCAAAAGCGTTCCCTGGCGATATCAACGCCTACATTCTGGGCAAGATCATGAAAGAGATTGTGCGGCGCATCATTGCGATAACCGAAAGGCACCGCCTAACCTTCGAAGTGACCGAGAAAGACAGTAAAACCGACATGCCGGACTTCTTTACGAATGCCGACGTGGAGGCGCAGGAGCGGGCGGTCCAGTGGCTGCAAGAGTGCTTCCCTACCTGGGGGATTGTGGCGGAAGAGGCAGACTTCACGGCTGAGTGCAGCGCGGAAGGCTGTGACATTTTCTTTACGCTGGATCCCATCGATGGCACCAAGGCTTTTATTAGGAAGCAGTCCCACGGTATTGGCTGCATGCTCTCACTGGTTTACGACGGCGAAGTGATTGCCTCTTATATTGGCGACATCAACACCAAGGAAATGTATGGCTACCGGCCGGAGTCCCGTTGGGTATACCGCATCTCACAGTTCACCGATAACCAGCCGCTGGAGATTGTGCAGAAGCCTTTGGCATCCCTCATTGTTTCACTAAGGGACGAGCCTGGCGCTTTTTCTGAGGACATCTCACGCCACCTCTCCAGCAAGCGCTACGGAGGCCTTTTCAG belongs to Verrucomicrobiia bacterium and includes:
- a CDS encoding inositol monophosphatase family protein; translated protein: MSNTPPKAFPGDINAYILGKIMKEIVRRIIAITERHRLTFEVTEKDSKTDMPDFFTNADVEAQERAVQWLQECFPTWGIVAEEADFTAECSAEGCDIFFTLDPIDGTKAFIRKQSHGIGCMLSLVYDGEVIASYIGDINTKEMYGYRPESRWVYRISQFTDNQPLEIVQKPLASLIVSLRDEPGAFSEDISRHLSSKRYGGLFSHMEVSGGSIGIHMARLWKGEVGAILLRPGSQNPWDYAPITGINRRLGFKYVLLHEDGPRVMEDGPITRDPVLLEVPTLVIHENAVSELLEKW